The Paenibacillus spongiae nucleotide sequence GCAATCGGTATTGGATACGACGCAGCTGAAGGATACGTTTGCCAATATGGATGCGAAGAGTGCAGGCGAGCTGCTCATCAAGATGTCCGATGTCAGTCCGAGCAAGGTTCTTCGTATCTTAAATGCGGTCGACAGCACTTCGCGCTCGAACATTCTGGCGGAAATGTCGGCTATTAATAAAGGCATCACGGCACAATTAGTCTCGAAATTGATGTCCGGGAAATAAACGTTCGTTGGTGGACTGTACTATGAAACAGATCGGAAAGGAGGTGAACAAATATGCAAATGGCAGTCTCACAAACGCCCACAGCTGGCGTACAGGCTTTGGCAAACGGCAAAGCAGCCAAAGGGGCGGATGGACAAGCCTTCGGACTTGCTTTAAATCAGACGATTAACGGCGGAAGCGGAAATGCCGGACAAGCCGCACAGCAGTTGAATGCCGATACCGCTGCAGCTGCAGCGACGACTGCATTGACGAATCTGCTGGGCGAGAGCGTTACAACGGCCGATCTGCTCGCTGCGATCGAAGGCTTGTTGAAGCAGCTGGATGAAATGGGCGGCGACAACGCCGAGACGAACGTTACGGAAGCGGATTTGAACGAAGCGCTGGCCGAGCTTGACAATTTGCTCGCTCTGCTAGGTGCCGTACCGGCCCTGCAGCCATTCATGAATCAAACGGCGGTTCAATCCGGTCTGACGAATCTGGACGCGAATGCCGAAGCGGATTTATCGTTGGATTTGGACGCAGTCAAGGCTGTGATGAACAAGGCGTCAGCGTCAGTCGAGAATCTGACGGCTCAGATGCAGATGGCGGCAAAGCCGGAGCAGTCCGGCGAGAATTTCGCTGCCATTAAGTCCGCGCTGGAAGGTGCATTGACCGATCTTCGTTCGTTCCTGCAGCAGGGCAAAGGCAATGGAGCCGTGAACGAACAGAATGCGATCATCAGCAAGCAGCTTCAAGCTGTGAAGCTTGTGCTGGGCGGCGCATCGTTATCAACTGCAGAAGCGGATGTAACGGATGCAGAGACGCAGGTTGCGAACATGCTTCGTTCGATGTCGTCACGGCCGGCAGCCAGCACGCACCTGCAGCGATTGGGCAATCAGCTGTTCCATGCGGGCTTGATATCGGTCATTCCTACCCAGGAGGAAGCTGGCATCAATCTGACGGAGGAGCCGGTTCCTGCACCGACTGCGGTGTTGCAGCAAGCAGTAGGATCGCAGGAGGTTCTGCGGCAGCAGCCGGTGAAGACGGTTATCGTTCAAGCGGTTCCGGTTCAACAATTTGCCGAGACGATGGAGAGTTTGGTTGTCAAGCAATTTAATGTAACGTCCGCGAATGGAATGTCGGAAGCCCGCATCTCCCTTTATCCGGAGCGATTGGGTCAAGTTGATGTCCGTATTACGGTACATAACGGTCAATTGACGGCTATGTTCGTGACGGATACGGCTTCAGCACGAGACATGCTGGAGAGCCAGATGGCGCAGCTTCGTTCGGCTTTGCAATCTCAAGGTCTGCAGGTTGACAAACTGGAGGTCTCCCATAACTTGGAGCAATCGAACCTCTTCCAAGGGAGAGAAGGCTCAAGCAACCGCGAACAACAAGCGGCGAAGCGAAATAAATCCGAAGGGGATTCCTCATTCGACAGCATATCATTCGAAACGGAAGATGAACTGGCTATTGAACAAGCCGTTGACCGAACGCTCGGCTTTGGCAGAGGTGTGAACGCAAGAGCATAGTCTGGCAGCATACTCTTAGCACCATGCACGAATGGAGGTGAAGTGTGTAATGGCGTCAGATAGCGTATCTACCCGTAATGTGTGGCCGTATTACGACAAGAGCAATGTACAGATGGCAGCGGAGAAGAAGAAGGACAATAATTCGCTTGGGAAAGACGATTTTTTACGTATCCTGGTTACCCAGCTGCGGAACCAAGATCCGATGCAGCCTCTGCAGGATAGCGACTTTATCGCGCAGATGGCGCAATTTACATCTGTCGAGCAGCTGATGAACATGTCTAACGAAATGACGATGCTGCGGCAAAATCTCGGGATGGCCTCAAGCATGATCGGCAAAGAAATCGCTTGGTACGATTACACGGAAACCGGCGAGCTGGTTCCTTTCTCCGGCAAGGTGGAATCCATTCTGATCAAAGATAACGTACAGTACGCCATCGTAGGCGAAAGCCAAATACCGCTGGACAAGATTGTGTCGATTGCCGAAGGCGGTGAAACATCAGATGGATAATCGGATGACGATTGCTCAGCTCCGTCTGACAAGCGCGAATGCCCAGCTTCGCAAACAAGCGGGGACGGAACAATCTGGCAGCAGCGCTTCATTTAAAGATGTACTAAACCGCAATGTGCTCAAATTCAGTCAGCATGCCGAGCTTCGCATGCAGCAGCGGGGGATTTCGTTTAAACCGGAAACCATTCATGAAATCGTGAGCGCGATCGACCAAGCCGCCGCCAAAGGGGCCAAGGATTCGCTCGTGGTTTACCGCGATGTGGCCATGATCGTGAATATTCCCAGCAGAACCGTTGTAACGGCGATGGACGGCAAATCGCTGCATGGGAATGTGTTTACTCAAATCGATAGTGCCGTAATCGTCAATTAATGGGCTGGACCTCGGATGAGGAAGCCATAGAGCTGTGGATCGACTGATACAGCTCGCAAATAACGGGCGAAGCCCGCAAAAACTTAAGCTGATGCTTACGAAGCAGTTTTTGCTTCGCAAAAACTTTTAGGAGGTCAAAAAACGCATGTTAAGATCGATGTACTCTGGTGTTTCGGGTATGCGCGGATTTCAAACGAAGCTCGACGTAATTGGGAATAACATCGCCAACGTGAATACGGTAGGCTTTAAAGCCGGACGCGTGATGTTCAAGGATATTCTGAGTCAGACGGTATCCGGCGTTTCTACCCCTGAGGAAGGCACCTCGGGCGGCGTTAATGCGAAGCAGATCGGTCTGGGCGTAGCGCTTGCCTCTATCGATACGGTACATACGCCGGGCAGCGCGATGACGACGAATAATCCGACGGACGTTCGGATCGACGGCGACGGATTCTTTGCGGTCTCGTCTGGAGACGGGGCCGAGGTACCGTATCTGACTCGCGCAGGCAACTTTACGTTGGATGCGGCTGGACAGCTTGTGAATGGAGACGGCATGTTCGTTCTGGATTCCGGCGGAGCACCTATTGTCCTTGATCCTGCTGAAGTTAAATCTTTCTCGATCGCTCAGGACGGCCAGATCATCGCTGTCG carries:
- a CDS encoding flagellar hook capping FlgD N-terminal domain-containing protein; this translates as MASDSVSTRNVWPYYDKSNVQMAAEKKKDNNSLGKDDFLRILVTQLRNQDPMQPLQDSDFIAQMAQFTSVEQLMNMSNEMTMLRQNLGMASSMIGKEIAWYDYTETGELVPFSGKVESILIKDNVQYAIVGESQIPLDKIVSIAEGGETSDG
- a CDS encoding TIGR02530 family flagellar biosynthesis protein, whose translation is MDNRMTIAQLRLTSANAQLRKQAGTEQSGSSASFKDVLNRNVLKFSQHAELRMQQRGISFKPETIHEIVSAIDQAAAKGAKDSLVVYRDVAMIVNIPSRTVVTAMDGKSLHGNVFTQIDSAVIVN
- a CDS encoding flagellar hook-length control protein FliK, with protein sequence MQMAVSQTPTAGVQALANGKAAKGADGQAFGLALNQTINGGSGNAGQAAQQLNADTAAAAATTALTNLLGESVTTADLLAAIEGLLKQLDEMGGDNAETNVTEADLNEALAELDNLLALLGAVPALQPFMNQTAVQSGLTNLDANAEADLSLDLDAVKAVMNKASASVENLTAQMQMAAKPEQSGENFAAIKSALEGALTDLRSFLQQGKGNGAVNEQNAIISKQLQAVKLVLGGASLSTAEADVTDAETQVANMLRSMSSRPAASTHLQRLGNQLFHAGLISVIPTQEEAGINLTEEPVPAPTAVLQQAVGSQEVLRQQPVKTVIVQAVPVQQFAETMESLVVKQFNVTSANGMSEARISLYPERLGQVDVRITVHNGQLTAMFVTDTASARDMLESQMAQLRSALQSQGLQVDKLEVSHNLEQSNLFQGREGSSNREQQAAKRNKSEGDSSFDSISFETEDELAIEQAVDRTLGFGRGVNARA
- the flgG gene encoding flagellar basal body rod protein FlgG, with translation MLRSMYSGVSGMRGFQTKLDVIGNNIANVNTVGFKAGRVMFKDILSQTVSGVSTPEEGTSGGVNAKQIGLGVALASIDTVHTPGSAMTTNNPTDVRIDGDGFFAVSSGDGAEVPYLTRAGNFTLDAAGQLVNGDGMFVLDSGGAPIVLDPAEVKSFSIAQDGQIIAVGVDGTSAPTGIMLGIVKVVNPAGLEKLGGNLYRVTPNANLDGEVAITTAGDPEAGTGAIISGQLEMSNVDLTSEFTEMIVAQRGFQANSRIITTSDEILQEVVNLKR